Proteins encoded within one genomic window of Geotalea daltonii FRC-32:
- a CDS encoding DUF47 domain-containing protein, producing MFGLIPKDEKFFIMFKEMTSNIIEGAELLKDMLDSFSDPATSQRRIKDVEHKGDSLTHDIIRKLNKSFVTPFDREDIYALSSALDDILDLIDASAQRVVMYNVEKPTPEAKELAFLILKSCQTIDKTVALLGGKLEPISEYCVEVNALENEADRVCREAISRLFDEEKDPIQLIKWKEIYETLERATDKCEDAANILESVVVKNA from the coding sequence ATGTTTGGGCTGATTCCTAAAGACGAAAAATTTTTCATCATGTTCAAAGAAATGACCAGCAATATCATTGAGGGCGCTGAATTGTTGAAGGATATGCTGGACAGTTTCAGTGATCCTGCCACAAGCCAGCGGCGCATAAAGGACGTGGAGCATAAGGGTGACTCCCTGACCCACGACATTATCAGGAAATTGAACAAAAGCTTTGTCACCCCCTTCGACCGGGAAGACATCTATGCCCTTTCCTCAGCCCTTGACGATATCCTCGACCTTATCGACGCTTCGGCCCAGCGGGTGGTCATGTACAACGTGGAGAAACCTACCCCGGAAGCCAAGGAGCTTGCCTTTCTTATTCTCAAGTCCTGCCAGACTATCGATAAGACCGTGGCCCTGCTTGGTGGTAAGCTGGAACCGATCAGCGAGTATTGCGTCGAAGTGAATGCGCTTGAAAACGAGGCGGATCGGGTCTGTCGCGAAGCCATCAGCCGCCTCTTCGACGAGGAGAAAGATCCCATCCAGCTCATCAAGTGGAAAGAGATTTATGAAACCTTGGAGAGAGCTACCGATAAATGCGAAGATGCCGCCAATATTCTCGAAAGCGTGGTGGTAAAAAATGCCTGA
- a CDS encoding undecaprenyl-diphosphate phosphatase, whose protein sequence is MDLFQATILGIVQGLTEVLPISSSAHLILIPTFLKWPESGITFDVALHLGTFIALCLYFWRDLIELASDFFTGMADWKHQPTSRRLPFYIIAGTFPAAIVGKLFETTIEELFRKSPSLIALFLIVFALLLAFADTSGSKKWKIEAITLKSAIIIGLAQCLALIPGVSRSGITITAALLLGFNREAAARFSFLLSLPIVAGAALFELSGLLKTGIPPSDVAPLLIGIATSAVFGYISVAFLLKMVQRSSLYPFVWYRIAIGCLALVFINFG, encoded by the coding sequence ATGGATTTGTTTCAAGCTACAATTCTCGGTATCGTCCAGGGACTCACGGAAGTCCTGCCAATCAGCAGTTCAGCCCACCTGATCCTTATTCCCACCTTTCTTAAATGGCCCGAATCTGGAATTACCTTCGACGTAGCTCTCCACCTGGGGACATTCATCGCCCTCTGCCTCTATTTCTGGCGGGATCTAATTGAACTCGCCAGCGATTTTTTCACCGGAATGGCCGACTGGAAGCATCAACCCACATCGAGACGGCTTCCATTCTATATCATCGCCGGCACCTTTCCGGCAGCCATTGTCGGCAAATTGTTCGAGACCACCATCGAGGAACTTTTCAGGAAAAGTCCGTCGTTGATCGCCTTGTTTCTTATTGTTTTTGCCTTGTTACTCGCCTTTGCCGACACCAGCGGCAGTAAAAAATGGAAGATCGAGGCCATCACTCTCAAATCGGCGATCATCATCGGCCTGGCCCAATGCCTGGCGCTTATCCCGGGTGTGTCCAGGTCAGGCATTACCATTACTGCTGCTCTCCTGCTCGGCTTCAACAGGGAAGCCGCGGCCCGTTTTTCTTTCCTGCTATCGCTGCCCATTGTGGCTGGTGCAGCCCTGTTCGAGCTCAGTGGTCTGCTCAAGACCGGCATCCCACCCTCCGACGTGGCGCCACTTCTCATCGGCATCGCCACTTCTGCCGTTTTCGGTTACATAAGTGTCGCTTTTCTCCTGAAAATGGTGCAGCGCAGCTCTCTTTATCCCTTTGTCTGGTACAGGATTGCTATTGGCTGCCTGGCGCTGGTTTTCATCAATTTTGGCTGA
- the proB gene encoding glutamate 5-kinase yields the protein MRKEILKKVKRVVIKIGSGVITSVDNGLDGDRIKGLAAEMAHFRQQGVEVVLVSSGAVAAGRLELGLSDRPRTIPQKQAAAAIGQSKLMRAYEEEFACHGIKVAQLLLTRDDLASRPRFLNARATIDTLLECGIIPIINENDTVVVEEIKFGDNDNLSALVTNLVEAQLLVILTDIDGFYTADPRTNPEARLIHLVRSITKETERAAGGSGSSVGTGGMATKIAAAKKVGKSGIPTIMVNGKKSGNLELVLAGTEVGTLFLPAGVSLNRRKHWIAYTQRPAGRVVVDNGAFRVLSQHGRSLLPSGVVQVEGKFDRGACVRICTPDGTEFARGITDYSSREMELIAGHKSGDIEQILGYRYGDDVIHRDNLVVL from the coding sequence TTGCGAAAAGAGATTCTGAAAAAGGTAAAGCGCGTTGTCATAAAGATCGGCAGTGGTGTCATCACTTCTGTGGACAATGGTCTTGACGGTGACCGCATCAAGGGACTGGCGGCCGAAATGGCCCATTTTCGGCAGCAGGGTGTCGAGGTCGTTCTTGTTTCATCGGGCGCTGTTGCGGCCGGAAGGCTGGAGCTTGGATTGTCTGACCGGCCGCGGACCATCCCCCAGAAACAGGCGGCGGCGGCAATCGGCCAGTCGAAACTGATGCGAGCCTACGAAGAGGAATTTGCCTGCCATGGGATCAAGGTGGCCCAACTGCTTCTGACCCGTGACGACTTGGCCAGCAGACCCCGATTTCTAAATGCCCGGGCTACCATCGATACCCTGCTCGAATGCGGCATCATTCCCATCATCAACGAGAACGATACGGTGGTGGTGGAGGAAATAAAATTCGGCGACAACGATAACCTGTCGGCCCTGGTGACCAACCTTGTCGAGGCCCAGCTTCTGGTGATCCTCACCGATATAGATGGTTTTTATACCGCAGACCCCCGCACCAATCCGGAGGCCAGGCTGATTCACCTGGTCCGGTCCATTACCAAGGAGACGGAGCGTGCTGCTGGCGGAAGCGGCTCATCCGTAGGCACCGGCGGCATGGCGACAAAAATAGCCGCTGCCAAGAAGGTGGGGAAATCGGGCATTCCCACCATTATGGTCAATGGTAAGAAAAGCGGTAATCTTGAACTGGTGCTGGCCGGTACAGAGGTGGGGACGCTGTTTCTGCCGGCAGGGGTTAGCCTTAATCGGCGCAAACATTGGATAGCCTATACCCAGAGGCCGGCGGGCCGGGTCGTTGTCGACAACGGCGCCTTCAGGGTCCTTTCCCAGCATGGCAGAAGCTTGCTGCCGTCGGGAGTGGTCCAGGTCGAGGGGAAATTCGACCGTGGCGCCTGCGTCAGGATCTGCACCCCGGACGGCACAGAATTCGCCCGTGGCATTACCGACTATTCCAGCCGCGAAATGGAGCTGATAGCCGGACATAAGAGCGGCGATATCGAGCAGATACTGGGATATAGGTATGGGGATGATGTGATACACCGCGACAACTTGGTTGTACTGTAA
- a CDS encoding helix-turn-helix domain-containing protein, translating into MKTTKELLGARIKELRKLRKMTQEKLAEQIGVDPKYVSFIEVGRSSPSLEAMEKIAQALDVEMKDMFDFSHHEAREVSIEQIDEMLSGVTEDQLKIIHRIVKAFKK; encoded by the coding sequence ATGAAAACAACAAAGGAGTTGCTTGGAGCGCGGATAAAGGAACTCCGCAAGCTGAGGAAGATGACTCAGGAGAAGCTTGCGGAGCAGATTGGCGTCGATCCGAAGTATGTTAGTTTCATCGAGGTGGGGAGAAGTTCGCCGTCACTTGAAGCAATGGAGAAGATCGCGCAAGCGCTCGACGTGGAAATGAAGGACATGTTTGATTTTTCACATCACGAGGCGCGGGAAGTCAGCATCGAGCAGATAGATGAGATGCTAAGCGGTGTCACCGAAGATCAGTTGAAAATCATTCACAGGATAGTGAAAGCGTTCAAAAAGTGA
- a CDS encoding inorganic phosphate transporter, whose amino-acid sequence MPDATLVMLFLVIAVALLFDYINGFHDTANAIATCVSTRALSVRSAIIMAAGLNFAGAMISTKVAATIGKGIVDANNVTQMVVVAGVTGAIIWDLITWYYGLPSSSSHAIIGGIMGSVIAHAGAAALHWAGLKKIILALLVSPVLGTIIGFLFMVIMMWAFRNKAPYGLNRSFRRLQIVSAAFMAFSHGTADAQKSMGVITMALLSYGTIATFAVPMWVKVACAVAMAMGTAAGGWRIIKTVGRDFVKLQPVHGFCVETASAGVILGASALGMPTSTTHVITSSILGVGLSKRMSAVNWGIASRILVAWVLTIPASAAVAFVTYMVLSPFLGK is encoded by the coding sequence ATGCCTGATGCAACGCTGGTAATGCTTTTTCTGGTCATAGCCGTGGCGCTGTTGTTCGATTACATCAACGGCTTTCACGATACCGCTAATGCCATCGCCACCTGTGTCTCCACCCGTGCCCTGTCAGTGCGCAGTGCCATCATCATGGCAGCCGGTCTGAATTTCGCCGGGGCCATGATCTCCACCAAGGTGGCAGCCACCATCGGCAAAGGCATTGTCGATGCCAACAATGTAACCCAGATGGTAGTCGTCGCCGGAGTCACAGGTGCCATCATCTGGGACCTGATCACCTGGTATTACGGCCTGCCTTCCTCCTCTTCCCATGCCATCATCGGCGGAATAATGGGCTCGGTAATCGCCCACGCGGGTGCTGCCGCACTTCACTGGGCCGGTCTTAAAAAAATCATCCTTGCCCTGCTCGTTTCACCGGTTCTCGGTACAATCATCGGTTTTCTTTTCATGGTCATAATGATGTGGGCTTTCAGGAACAAGGCCCCGTACGGGCTGAATCGTTCGTTTCGCAGGCTGCAGATCGTTTCGGCAGCCTTCATGGCCTTTTCTCACGGCACTGCCGATGCACAGAAATCCATGGGGGTCATTACCATGGCCCTGTTGAGCTATGGAACCATTGCCACCTTTGCTGTTCCCATGTGGGTGAAAGTTGCCTGTGCTGTGGCCATGGCCATGGGTACGGCGGCTGGCGGCTGGCGGATAATCAAGACGGTCGGGCGGGATTTCGTCAAGTTGCAGCCGGTGCACGGTTTCTGTGTTGAAACCGCTTCGGCCGGGGTTATTCTCGGTGCTTCGGCACTGGGCATGCCCACCAGCACCACCCATGTCATAACTTCATCGATCCTTGGCGTGGGGCTCTCGAAGAGGATGTCGGCAGTCAACTGGGGGATTGCTTCAAGAATACTGGTTGCCTGGGTTCTGACAATTCCCGCTTCGGCAGCGGTTGCATTTGTAACCTACATGGTGCTGTCGCCGTTTCTGGGGAAATGA
- the nadD gene encoding nicotinate-nucleotide adenylyltransferase has translation MRIGILGGTFNPIHNAHLRIAEEVRDRLDLERVMFVPAASPPHKLLAGELSFEVRYEMVRLAIADNPFFTISDIEGKRGGTSYSIHTLQELHLAYPADEFFFIIGSDSFLDIGSWKEYAAIFNLCNIVVVSRPGAVADPLDKALPVAIADRFCYHAAEKRLTHSSGHSVYSIAGTLLDISSSEIRTLTRQGRSIRYLLPATVEQYIKEQRIYNDGR, from the coding sequence ATGAGGATCGGTATTCTTGGGGGTACCTTTAACCCCATACATAATGCACATCTGCGCATTGCTGAAGAGGTGCGGGACAGGCTCGACCTGGAGCGGGTGATGTTTGTGCCGGCCGCCTCTCCACCCCACAAGCTCCTGGCGGGCGAGTTATCCTTTGAGGTACGCTATGAAATGGTGCGGCTGGCCATTGCCGACAACCCCTTCTTTACTATTTCGGATATCGAAGGGAAGAGGGGGGGAACTTCTTACTCCATTCACACTTTGCAGGAACTGCATCTGGCATACCCTGCCGACGAATTTTTCTTCATTATCGGCAGCGACTCCTTTCTCGATATTGGCTCCTGGAAGGAGTACGCGGCTATCTTCAACCTGTGCAACATCGTCGTCGTATCCCGTCCCGGTGCGGTTGCCGACCCGCTTGACAAGGCCCTGCCCGTTGCCATAGCTGATCGGTTCTGCTACCATGCGGCGGAAAAACGCCTGACGCACAGCTCCGGCCATTCGGTCTACTCCATTGCCGGAACTCTGCTGGATATTTCCTCCAGCGAGATCCGCACCCTGACACGGCAGGGGCGGTCAATCAGGTATCTGCTGCCCGCGACCGTGGAGCAATACATAAAGGAACAGAGGATTTATAACGATGGTCGATAA
- a CDS encoding DUF2062 domain-containing protein, with translation MLNKEKWKKKIKAILSLDSHPGHISAGFAVGVFISFTPFFGLHTPMAIAAAFIFRLNKLTCITGAWVNTPITVIPILGISYKLGRMLRGLPPEKFQIEGLQWQHLEKHGTSLLLGTSILGFIAAVAAYFICYYLVVRFRQKDETLAELTKEMEETGEDME, from the coding sequence TTGCTGAACAAGGAAAAATGGAAGAAAAAAATCAAGGCCATCCTTTCACTGGATAGTCATCCGGGCCATATCTCGGCAGGCTTTGCCGTCGGTGTCTTCATCAGCTTCACCCCCTTTTTCGGCCTACATACGCCGATGGCTATTGCCGCTGCCTTCATTTTCCGCCTCAACAAACTCACCTGCATCACCGGCGCCTGGGTCAACACCCCCATCACCGTCATCCCCATCCTGGGCATCAGCTATAAGCTTGGCAGGATGCTCCGCGGCCTTCCTCCTGAGAAGTTTCAAATCGAAGGACTGCAGTGGCAGCACCTGGAAAAACATGGTACCTCTCTCCTGCTCGGCACCTCGATCCTCGGATTCATTGCCGCCGTGGCGGCCTATTTCATCTGCTATTATCTTGTCGTACGCTTCAGGCAGAAAGATGAGACTCTGGCAGAATTAACCAAAGAGATGGAAGAAACCGGCGAGGACATGGAATAA
- a CDS encoding recombinase family protein: protein MGQTFAYLRVSTSHQDVKNQRFEILDYSQRNGLRVDHFIEVEMSSRKGSGERMIDHLLQRLNPGDSVIVSELSRIGRSTVEVLNIVKQLTEMGVALIAIKQNMTVSGNGNVQSKVMVTLFSLFAELERDLISERTKRALEAKKAAGVKIGRPKGRTSASKLDGVEEQIRELLRKKVSMASISKIFEVSRGTVYNFIHSRKLRDHDIGRAS from the coding sequence ATGGGGCAGACCTTCGCGTATCTGAGAGTAAGTACCAGCCACCAGGACGTAAAGAATCAGCGGTTCGAAATCCTGGATTACTCACAGCGAAATGGATTACGGGTCGATCATTTTATTGAGGTCGAGATGTCTAGCAGGAAGGGTAGCGGCGAAAGGATGATTGACCACCTGCTACAGCGTTTGAATCCGGGTGATTCCGTCATAGTCTCTGAGCTTTCACGGATCGGCAGAAGCACCGTTGAGGTACTGAACATTGTTAAGCAGTTGACGGAAATGGGGGTGGCGCTCATAGCTATCAAACAGAACATGACGGTGAGTGGCAACGGGAATGTCCAAAGCAAGGTCATGGTCACGTTATTTTCGCTGTTCGCTGAACTGGAAAGGGATTTAATATCTGAGCGAACAAAAAGAGCACTGGAGGCAAAGAAAGCGGCAGGGGTGAAAATTGGCAGGCCGAAAGGCCGGACAAGCGCAAGCAAGCTGGATGGGGTAGAGGAGCAGATCAGGGAGTTGCTACGTAAAAAGGTTTCGATGGCGTCAATTTCAAAAATCTTTGAAGTCTCACGGGGGACAGTCTACAACTTTATCCATTCGCGCAAGTTGCGTGACCACGACATTGGAAGAGCATCATGA
- a CDS encoding recombinase family protein, producing MGKPLCISYIRFSNVSQSDGSSVERQLELSQKYAEEHGLILDDKLSYRDLGRSAYSGDHVRRGHFGEFLELVRQGSIPTGSVLLVESLDRLSRENVLDAFAQFQVIVGEDIKIVTLCDGMEYTRENLNSDFGKLIISLTIMARAYEESCRKSERIRAANRFKRQNLDKVKYTANCPTWLRLIKSENRFEVIHDRAAIVNRIFSMSYEGMGIKTIARILNHEKIQPPRSSLGWCQSSIRKILSSRSVIGEYQPHIYNRATKKHVPEGSPVPGYFPRIVEDEVYFAVQARLCNGTHISGRTAKIQNLFGGITKCGYCGARMDIVSHKNRNEISRLLVCDQARRGVKCSYISFKCNELESAFLSYCKEIDFISVLKIEGTRDQQRLTELTQQVAAKNGELLDINRQIELLGNELPQITDTLELGFFRTRLSKLLQAKAAIEDAIAVREKEINELNASMHDADNKAGNIAELMDYFDAAPSDEDRVLVRTRLRNEIRQIVKQVLVYPRGRVASDEQIIKVALQLNDEITDSDQATAEMLCHERDLVLAQMRKSQENTKDDRYFEVRFKNGNMRRFEYSKEDGTYKVTFDRTGTRIDWLMGGKPMKPLIVDEDDQLPTEEAMQG from the coding sequence ATGGGAAAGCCCCTCTGTATTTCTTACATCAGATTTTCCAATGTTTCTCAATCGGATGGCAGCAGCGTTGAGCGGCAACTGGAACTATCCCAAAAGTATGCCGAAGAACACGGTCTAATCCTCGACGACAAGCTTTCTTATCGTGACCTCGGTAGGTCAGCATATTCGGGCGATCATGTAAGGCGTGGTCACTTCGGTGAATTCTTAGAATTGGTTCGACAGGGCAGTATACCGACTGGTTCTGTTCTTTTGGTCGAATCCCTTGATCGCCTAAGCAGAGAGAACGTGTTAGATGCTTTCGCGCAGTTCCAGGTCATCGTAGGCGAAGACATCAAAATTGTCACGCTATGTGATGGGATGGAATATACCAGAGAGAACCTGAATAGCGATTTCGGAAAACTCATCATTTCACTGACTATTATGGCGCGTGCCTACGAGGAGAGTTGTCGGAAATCAGAGCGTATAAGAGCTGCCAACAGGTTCAAACGCCAGAATCTGGATAAAGTAAAGTACACGGCGAATTGTCCGACATGGTTAAGATTGATAAAGTCTGAGAACAGGTTTGAAGTGATTCATGATCGCGCCGCCATCGTAAATCGAATATTCTCAATGTCCTATGAAGGCATGGGAATCAAGACCATCGCTAGGATATTGAACCATGAGAAAATCCAACCACCCAGGTCATCTTTAGGCTGGTGCCAGTCTTCGATTCGAAAAATTTTATCCAGCCGCTCGGTCATTGGCGAATATCAGCCACATATCTACAATCGCGCCACCAAAAAGCATGTCCCTGAAGGAAGCCCCGTTCCCGGTTACTTCCCGCGCATTGTCGAAGATGAGGTCTATTTTGCAGTGCAGGCAAGATTGTGTAATGGAACCCATATAAGTGGTCGGACTGCTAAAATCCAAAATCTGTTCGGTGGCATAACCAAATGCGGGTACTGTGGAGCCCGGATGGATATAGTCTCGCACAAGAACCGAAATGAAATTTCAAGGCTGCTAGTATGTGACCAAGCGCGACGCGGGGTCAAATGCAGCTACATCTCCTTTAAGTGCAATGAGTTGGAGAGTGCCTTTCTATCGTACTGTAAGGAAATCGACTTTATTTCAGTTTTGAAAATCGAGGGGACTCGGGATCAACAGAGACTCACGGAGCTTACACAGCAGGTTGCGGCAAAAAATGGCGAGCTGCTGGACATTAACAGACAAATTGAGCTGCTCGGAAATGAATTACCGCAAATAACCGATACATTAGAATTGGGATTTTTCAGGACAAGGTTGAGCAAACTGCTACAGGCTAAAGCCGCAATAGAGGACGCAATTGCCGTTCGTGAGAAAGAAATAAACGAGCTTAACGCCTCAATGCACGACGCCGATAACAAAGCCGGAAATATTGCCGAACTCATGGACTATTTTGATGCGGCACCAAGCGACGAAGACCGCGTTTTGGTTCGGACTCGGTTAAGAAACGAAATTAGACAGATTGTGAAACAGGTATTGGTTTATCCGCGCGGACGGGTCGCTAGTGATGAGCAGATTATCAAGGTAGCACTGCAACTCAATGATGAGATCACGGATTCGGACCAAGCCACTGCTGAAATGCTCTGCCACGAGAGAGACTTAGTTCTCGCTCAAATGCGGAAGTCTCAGGAAAATACCAAAGATGACAGGTATTTCGAAGTTCGTTTCAAAAACGGTAACATGCGACGTTTCGAGTATTCAAAAGAAGATGGAACTTACAAGGTCACTTTCGACAGGACAGGGACTAGGATTGACTGGTTGATGGGTGGCAAGCCGATGAAGCCGCTCATAGTTGACGAAGATGATCAACTACCAACCGAAGAAGCCATGCAAGGTTGA
- a CDS encoding glutamate-5-semialdehyde dehydrogenase encodes MTVAEKIRKIAADARAASLAMARLSSAAKNELLLRMAEALENNAPLITAENARDLEAGQQKGLSAAMLDRLMLDESRIKAMADGLREVAALPDPVGEVTHMWKRPNEITVGKMRIPLGVIGIIYESRPNVTSDAAALCLKAGNAVVLRGGSEAIHSNLAIAGLLQDQMRKLGIPVAALSLIPFPERAGVTEMLKQEEFIDVIIPRGGESLIRFVVEHSKIPVIKHYKGVCHIFVDATADFGMAEKIIINSKTQRPGVCNALETLLIHKDVAETFVPRIHEALSTLKVELRGDEAFRQFAPGVKAATEEDWYAEYLELILAARVVDDLDEAIAHINKYGSLHTEAIITSDYANSQRFLREVNSSVVLVNASTRFSDGNQLGLGAEIGISTTKLHSFGPMGLEDLTTTKFIVYGEGQIRQ; translated from the coding sequence ATGACCGTTGCCGAAAAAATACGAAAAATAGCTGCTGATGCGCGGGCTGCCTCTTTGGCCATGGCCCGGCTGTCTTCCGCTGCCAAAAACGAGCTTCTGCTCAGGATGGCAGAGGCTTTAGAGAACAACGCACCGCTTATTACGGCGGAAAATGCCAGGGACCTGGAAGCGGGACAGCAAAAAGGTCTTTCGGCCGCCATGCTGGATCGGCTCATGTTGGATGAGTCACGCATCAAGGCCATGGCAGATGGTCTGCGAGAAGTCGCTGCTCTCCCCGACCCGGTGGGAGAGGTGACACACATGTGGAAGCGTCCCAACGAGATCACCGTCGGCAAGATGCGCATTCCTTTGGGGGTCATCGGCATTATCTACGAGTCGCGCCCCAATGTGACCTCCGATGCTGCCGCCCTCTGTCTTAAGGCGGGCAATGCCGTCGTTCTCCGCGGCGGATCTGAGGCGATCCATTCAAACCTGGCCATCGCCGGCCTGCTCCAGGACCAGATGCGGAAGCTGGGTATCCCGGTTGCGGCCCTGTCGCTGATTCCTTTCCCGGAGCGGGCAGGGGTGACGGAGATGCTCAAGCAGGAGGAGTTCATCGATGTCATCATTCCCCGGGGAGGGGAGAGCCTGATCAGGTTCGTCGTCGAGCACTCCAAGATCCCGGTCATCAAGCATTATAAGGGGGTCTGCCATATCTTCGTCGATGCCACGGCCGATTTCGGCATGGCGGAGAAGATCATCATCAACTCAAAAACCCAGCGACCGGGAGTGTGCAACGCCCTGGAGACCCTGCTCATCCACAAGGATGTTGCCGAGACCTTCGTGCCCCGCATCCATGAAGCACTCTCCACCTTGAAGGTGGAACTGCGCGGCGACGAAGCGTTTCGCCAGTTTGCCCCTGGAGTGAAAGCAGCCACCGAAGAGGACTGGTATGCCGAGTACCTGGAACTGATCCTGGCGGCCAGGGTAGTGGATGATCTGGATGAAGCAATCGCCCACATCAATAAGTACGGTTCGCTGCATACGGAAGCTATCATTACCAGCGATTATGCCAATTCCCAGCGGTTTCTGCGGGAGGTTAACTCAAGCGTGGTGCTGGTCAATGCCTCCACCCGGTTCTCCGACGGCAATCAGCTTGGTCTCGGCGCCGAGATCGGCATCTCCACCACCAAGCTCCATTCTTTCGGCCCCATGGGGTTGGAAGACCTTACGACGACCAAGTTCATCGTTTACGGCGAAGGACAGATAAGGCAGTGA